The uncultured Mailhella sp. genome segment CGAGGCGCAGTGCTCGCGGTTGGCCGTAATGCCGTCCACGCACAAATCGCGCAGAATGTGGCAGGCGTTGCCGAGATGCTTCAGCGAGGCGAACAGCGTGTAGGCAATGACGGGCTCCATGGCGTTGAGTTCCAGCTGTCCGGCTTCTGCGGCCATGGAAATGGTCACGTCCTTGCCGATGACGTCGAAACAGACCTGATTCACCACCTCGGGAATGACCGGATTCACCTTGCCGGGCATGATGGAGGAACCCGGCTGACGGGGCGGCAGATTGATTTCGTTCAGTCCGCAGCAGGGGCCGGACGAGAGCAGCCTAAGGTCGTTGCATATTTTGGAGAGCTTGACCACAAAGCGCTTGAGCAGGCCGGAAATCTGCACGTAGGCGCAGCAGTCGGACGTGGCTTCCACCAGATTTTCCGCCATGAACAGCGGCAGCGAGGAAATCTCCGCGAGGCGCTTCGTCACCAGCGCGGCGTAGCCTTCCGGCGTGTTGATGCCCGTGCCTATGGCCGTCGCGCCCATGCTGATGTCGCAGATCTGCTCGCGGCCTTCGCCGATGCGGCGGATGTCCTCGCCGATGGTGGTCGCCCACGCGGAAAATTCCATGCCCAGCGTCATGGGCACGGCGTCCTGCATCTGGGTCCGGCCCATCTTCATGACGTCGCAAAACTCCACGGCCTTGGCCGCAAAGCCCTGACGCAGGTATTCCATGTCGCCCATGAAGTCCGTCAGCGTGGCGTAGAGCGCCAGACGGATGGCCGTGGGATACACGTCGTTGGTGGACTGCGAGCAGTTCACGTGATTGTTGGGATGGCAGTACTGATATTCGCCCTTCCTGTGCCCCATGAGCTCAAGGGCGACGTTGGCGATCACCTCGTTGGCGTTCATGTTGCACGACGTGCCCGCGCCGCCCTGATACACGTCCACGGGGAACTGATCGTTGTACTCTCCGGCAATGACCTTGTCGCAGGCGAGGCAGATGTAGCGGCCGATGGATTCCGGCAGCACGCCGAGCTCCATGTTGGCCAGCGCCGCCGCCTTCTTCACGTAGCCGAACGCCTGAATGAAGCGCGGCATGGAGGCAATGGTCGTGCCCGAAATGCGGAAGTTCTCCAGAGCCCGGCTGGTCTGGATGCCGTAATAGACATCGGCGGGAATTTCCAGATCGCCAAGAAAATCATGCTCCTTACGCGTTGCGGTCATAGGCGCTCCTTTTCCGTCTCTGAAACGGCAAATGTTTGACAATCGTTTTCAGAAAGAGAAAAATACACTGCAATATCAAATAACTATCCAATCAGGCGAAAAACTTTTTCCGCCCCGACTCAATTTTGGGCCACCCTAGCACACTCAGCGCCCGGGGAAAAGCGCACTGTATTGCTTTTTCTCTTCCGCGCCCTTGCGCCCCATGACTTCAAAAAATTTTTGCTCGACGCGCGGCGGCAAGCAAAAAAGCCGGGGAGGATTTCAAAGTTCGCGCCTTCGTCCTGCTTTCGAGCCGACGCCGCCCGCGCCCAGAGCGCCGAGTCCCAAGCCTGCCTGACGCGCGCACAAAAAAAGCCCTTTCCGACCGGACAGGACGGAAAGGGCGAAACGTGAAGCCGCAAGTGCGGCTCCCCGGGGTGGAAGACCGGAGTGCGACCGGGCCTGCGGCGTTTTGCGCAGGCCGGGCGTTCCGAGCTTTCGGCGTTATGCGCCGAGAAGCGTTTTCCTCCAGGCCCGGGCGGTGTTCACAAGAAGCTGAGAAATGGTCATGGGGCCGATGCCGCCGGGAACCGGCGTGATGGCGGAAGCGAGCGGGGCCACGTGCTCAAAGTCCACGTCGCCGCAGAGCTTGCCGTCCTCGCCGCGGTTGATGCCCACGTCGATGATGACGGCCCCGGGCTTGACCATGTCGGCCGTGACGAAGCGGGGCCTGCCGAGCGCGGCCACGATGAGATCGGCCTCGCGGCATACGGCGGCGAGATCCGGCGTGCGGGAATGGCACATGGTCACGGTGGCGTTGTAGTCGCGGCTGCCGAGCATGAGGGACACAGGACGGCCCACAAGATTGCTGCGGCCGATGACCACGGCCCGCTTGCCGCTCACGGAAATGTTGTAGTGGTCGAGCAGCGCCAGAATGCCCGCGGGCGTGCAGGGACGAAGCCCGGGCACGTTCATGGCCACGCGCCCCTGATTGACGGCAGTGAGGCCGTCCACGTCCTTGTCCGGACTGATGGCCTCAATGCAGGGACGCTCGTCCAGCCCTTCGGGCAGGGGGAGCTGAAGCAGAATGCCGTCCACGGCCGGATCGGCGTTGAGGGACGCAATGAGCTCTTCCAGCTCCTGCTGAAGAATGGAGGCGGGTCTGCGGTAGGAACGCGTGTCGATGCCGACGTCGGCGCAGGCCTTTTCCTTGTTGCGCACGTACACCTGCGAAGCCGGATCCTCGCCCACCAGAATCACCGCCAGGCAGGGAGCGCGTCCGGCTTTCTCCCTGTCTTTCGCTATGTCCTCACGAAGCGCGGCGCGTATGGACGCCGCAGTCGCCTTACCGTCGAGTATCAAGGCAGTTCCTCCTTTTCCGGCCGGGCCGGAGGCATGGGGTGACAGGTTCGCCGCTCCGCACGGCGCAGGAACGGCTCATTCCGCAATCCCGCCGGACTGCGGCGCGGAAAAGCGCCCACTGCCTTTTCCGCAAATGTGTTGCGCCAGCCGCCTTCCGGTGCGTTCTCCCCGCCTGCACACGCGAGGCGAGCCCCGCTCTTCGGCCAGGGGCTAGCGATGCACCACGCTGCGCGGCCGCGTGCCGTCGGCCTGACTGAGCAGACCGTCCTTTTCCATCTGCTCCACGAAGCGGGCCGCGCGGTTGAAGCCGATGCGGAAACGCCGCTGCAGCAGGGAAATGGACACCTTGCCGTTGTCCAGCACGAACTGCACGGCTTCGGCGTAAATGGGATCGTCCACGATTTCGTTGCTCCGGGAGGCGGGCTGACCGAAATCTTCGGCGTCTTCGGCGTCGTCGTTGCCGAATTCCGCAAAATCGACCTTGTAGTTCGGCGGCTGCTGCTTTTTCCAGAATTCCACCACGGCCGACACTTCATCGTCGCTCACGAAGGCTCCGTGCAGGCGCTGAATCATGCCGCCGTTGGGCTTGAACAGCATGTCGCCCATGCCGAGCAGCTTTTCCGCGCCCGCGCCGTCGATGATGGTGCGCGAATCCTGACCGCTCGTCACCTTGAAGGCGATGCGGCAGGGGAAATTCGCCTTGATGATGCCCGTCACCACGTCCACGCTGGGGCGCTGCGTAGCGATGATGAGGTGAATGCCCGCGGCTCGGGCGAGCTGCGCGAGACGCACGATGCTGCCTTCCACTTCCTTGCGCTTCACCATCATGAGGTCGGCGAGCTCATCGACAATGATGACGAGGAACGGCATGTTGGAAAGATCTTCCGGCTCGCCGGTTTCCGCGTCCACGGGCATGGGGCCTCCGGCCTCCACCTCTGCGCGCAGACGGGCCTGCCGGTCGTTGTAGCCCGTGATGTTGCGCACCTTGACCTTGGAGAACAGCGAAAGGCGGCGGTTCATCTCCTCAATGGCCCAGAGCAGCGCGTTCTTGGTGAGATCCATGTCCGTCACCACGGGATGCACGAGATGGGGCAGATCCGCGTACATGGAAAGTTCCACGCGCTTGGGGTCCACCAGAATCATCTGCACTTCGTCGGGCCTGGCGCGGTAGAGCAGGCTGAGAATGATGGCGTTCAGGCACACGCTCTTGCCCGCGCCGGTGGCGCCGGCCACCAGAAGATGCGGCATTTTGGCCAGATCCGCGGACACGGGACGCCCGCCGGTATCCTTGCCGAGCGCCACGGTGAGCAGCGATTTGGCCTGACGGAAATTTTCGTTTTCCACAATTTCCCGGAAATGCACGGTGCAGCGCTTTTCGTTGGGCACTTCCACGCCCACGGTGTCGGTGCCGGGCACGGGAGCCTGCATGCGCACGGACACGGCCTTGAGCGACATAGCCAGATCGTTGGCCAGATTGGTGATGCGCGTGGCCTTGACGCCCGGAGCCGGACGCACCTCGAAGAGCGTGACCACGGGGCCGGGCGTGATGCGCGCCAGCGTGGCGTTCACGTTGAAGTTCTTGAGGCAGGTGATGAGCGCGTTGCCCTGTCTGGCCAGGGTAAGCTCATCGGGTCTGCTGGCAAGATCCTCTTCCGGCAGCGGCGAAAGCAGTTCCAGAGGCGGCAGCTGAAGCTCCCTGCGCTTCGGCAGCACGGGCGCAGGCGCAGCGGGCGCGGCTTCGGCTTCAAGCTGCCTCTGCACAGCGAGAGCTCCGGCCACGGCGCTGTCCACGGAAGCGTAGGCGGCGTCCTTGTGCTGCGCGGCAGGCGCTTCCGCCGCGCGGAAAAACTGGGGGAACGTCTGCCCGGGCACTTCCGTCTGCGGCGCGGGCTGCTTTTCGGACGTCGGCGCAGCCGTCACCACGGCGGGCAGATCGTCGGTATTCACGGCTGATGCCGAGGCGGAAAGCGCGGCCAGGGCCGAAGGCGGCAGATCTTCCTCCGGCACGTCGGGTTCGATGAAGGGCGCGGGAGAAACGGGCTGAGCAGGCACGACGGCGGGGGCCGGAGCCTGCGCGGGCTCAAAGGAAGGCGCGGCGGGCGCGGACGCCATCGCCGCAGGGGCAGGAGCGGAAAACACGGAAGCAGCCGTCGCGGGAGCGGCAGGCACAACCGCCGGTGCTTCAACAGCAACCGGAGTCGTCTCAGCGCTCGATGCTGAGAAAGCCGCCGGAGCCGCAATCACCGGCGCAGCCGCCGAGGAAGCAGGCGCAGAACCGACTGCTGCGGAGGGTATCGGAGAAACCGGCGCAGCGCTCACTGTCGCGGAGGGCGTGGGGGAAAACGGCGCAGAAACGGTTGCCGCGGAAGGCGCCGCCGCGGAAGATTCCGGCGTTTCGACGGCATCCTCCAGCTCAAGAATGAATTCGCTCTCTTCCTGCGCCGGAGCCTTTTCCGCCGCAGGCGCCGGAACCGGTTCCGGCACGAACACGGCGGCCACGGCAGGTTCGGAAGCGCTCGCCGCGCTTCTGGCGTTTTCCGGCCGTTCCACAAGGCGCAGAAGTTCGCTCAAGTCCTCTTCCCGAATGCCGGAATCCACTGGCTCCGGCTCCGCGCCCGGAAGATCGGGGGCCTTCGGCAGATCCGTTTTTATTTCAAGCACGGGCGCGGGAGTTTCCGCAACGTCCTTCTTCCTGCCGAACACGATGTCGAGCACAGGGCGGGGACGCTTTGCCGCGTCCGGAATTCTGCGCCATCCGGCGACAAGCCCGGGCAGGCGCTTCAGCGCTTCGGGCAGATGCGGCACGGGCAGATCGTAGGTCGTGCCGAAGGAGGGAATTTTCCGCATCGCCCATGAGGCGAACGAAGCAATGAGCGTCAGCCAAGAAATGCTGAACGACAGCTCCATGGCAATGAGGAACACGAAGAACCACAGCAGAAACGAGCCGACGGGACTGAAAAAAATAAGGGAAAAGGCGGAAAGCCACTGTCCGGCAAGGCCGCCGCCGTGAATGCCGTGAACGCTGATGTCGAATACAGACGAGGCCACCAGCATGCAGGAAAAAAGCAAGAGATACCCCACCCAGCGGTACCACTTGAGCACCAGCCAGCGGGACACCAGTCCCGCGCCCACGGCCAGAAAGAACACGACCCACAAAAAGGAGCCCAGACCGAAGCAGTCCACCAGAAAGCCCGACAGATACGCGCCGAACAGTCCGGCCGCGTTCTGCACGGAAGAAGCGTTCATGCTCACGGCCTGATTGAAGGTGGGATCGCCGACATGATAGCTCCAGAGACTGAGCAGCATAAGCAGACCGCAGAAAAGAAAAAGCAGTCCGAGCAGTTCGCGTACCAGTCTGTGTCCGTACATTGGCATCCCCTTCAAACTTCAAGTGAACCCTTCCGGGACGGACCCGGAATCCGTTTTTCTCCCGAAAAACGAAAGCGCTGCCGGAAGGGCGCGCAACACGTCCTGCCGACAGCGCAAAAGAAAAGAACGCGAATTAGTCGCGGCCGAGATATTCGCGGGTGCGGGTATCGACCTTGACGCGGTCGCCTTCGTTCACGAAAATCGGCACCTGAATGGTCACGCCGGTTTCCAGGGTGGCGGGCTTGGTCACGTTGGAAACGGTGTCGCCCTTCACGCCGGGTTCGGTCTTGACCACGGTCATCACGAGGCTCACGGGCACTTCAATGTCGATGGGCTGTCCGTTGTAGAGCAGCACGCGGCACTGCTGGGATTCCAGCAGCCAGTCGGCCTTGCCGTCGGTGTCGGACACGGGCAGGGAAATCTGTTCGTAGGTGGTCATGTCCATGAAGATGAGGTCGTCGCCTTCGCGGTACAGGTACTGCATGTCGCGCTGTTCCATGTCGGGCTTGCCCACCTTTTCGCCGGAACGGAAGGTATTGTCCACCACGCGGCCGTTGAGAATGTTGCGCAGCTTGGTGCGCACCATGGCGCCGCCCTTGCCGGGCTTGAAGTGCTGGAATTCAACGATTTCGTAAGGAGTGCCATCGATCTCGATCTTCAGGCCGCGACGAAAGTCAGTAGTGGAATACATGATGCCTCCAGGCAAAAATATGATTTTTTTTTCGTAAAAAATCCGAAACGGGCCGACGCGGACCCTTCCGGCCTCCGAAAACGGAGGAAATATTCCCCGCGCTGCGGGGGACGCCCTGCGGAATATTTGCCTTTTCCGCCGGAGCAGGCTAATCTCGGCTTTTTCCGAAAAGCAAGATATATTGTCCGATAGAGGCTCACTTTGTCAACTCGGGAGGAGCGCCATGACCGACCCGTCCGCCGAAAAAAAGACCTGTTCCGAACCCGCGCTGGAACTTCTGGCCACCCTGTACACCCTTGAACAGCTGGAAGACGCCTCGCATCACATGCCGCAGATTGCGCTGGCCGGCCGCTCCAACGTGGGCAAGTCCTCGCTCATCAACGCCCTCGCCCGCAGAAAAAAACTGGCCAAGGTCAGCTCCGAACCGGGCAAGACCCGTTCGGTCAACCTTTTTCTGGTCAAACCCGACGGCTTCTGCCTCACCGACCTGCCCGGCTACGGCTACGCCCGCCGCGGCCACGAGGAGCGCCGCAACTGGGCGGCCCTCATTCAGAAGTATCTGGAAGAAACCAAAACGCTGCGCGCGCTCGCCCTGCTCATCGACTGCCGCATTCCCACGCAGCAGTCCGACCGGCTGATGGCCGACTTCGCCAAAGCCCGGAAGCTTCCCGTCATCGCCGTGCTCACCAAGGCCGACAAATGCTCCCTCAAGGAACGCTCCGCCCAGCAGAAGACCTGGGAGGCCATTCTCGGCGGACAGAAACCCGTGGTGGTTTCCGCAGTCACGAGGCTCGGCATCGACGAGCTGTGGGCAAGGCTGCGCGAAGCCGGAGCCCCCGATCCTCTTCCCTCCGCCGATGATATCGACGGTCCTTCCGCAGACTGATTCACGCCATGCTCGACATCTCCATTCTCAACGAGGCCCAGAAACAGGCCGTGACCGCGCCCGAAGGGCCCATGCTGGTCATTGCCGGCGCAGGCTCCGGCAAAACCCGCACCATCGTGTACCGCCTGGCGTGGCTGGCCGAACACGGCATCGATCCGCATTCCATGCTGCTGCTCACCTTCACGCGCAAGGCTTCGCAGGAAATGCTGCACCGCGCCGCCAATCTGCTCGACCATCAGCTTCTCGGCGTGCAGGGCGGCACGTTCCACAGCTTCGCCTTTTCCGTGCTGCGGCGCTGGAGCCCGGACTGGACGGGCGGCTCCCTCACGGTTATGGACACTTCCGACAGCGTCGCCGCCATTCAGGCCTGCAAGGAAGCGCTGAAAATAGGCAAGGGCGACCGCAGCTTTCCGCGCACGCAGGCCGTGCTCGGCCTGCTCAGCAAGGCGCGCAACAAGGAAATGGAACTCGACGAGGTGCTTCGCCGCGAGGCGCAGCATCTGCTGCCGCACGCCTCGGATCTGGCGGAACTCGGCGAAGCCTACCGCAAATACAAGCGCGAACACGCCCTCCTCGACTACGACGATCTGCTCTTCGAGCTGGAGCAGCTCTTCCTCGACAAACCCGACGTGCTGGAAACGCAGAAGCAGCGCTTCCGTCAGATCATGGTGGACGAATATCAGGACACCAACAAGGTGCAGGCCAGGCTCGTGCGCATGATGGCCGGAGAGAACGGCAACATCATGGCCGTGGGCGACGACGCGCAGTCCATCTACGCCTTCCGCGGCGCCACCGTTCACAACATTCTCGATTTTCCCAAGCTCTTTCACAACACGCGCATCATCCGGCTGGAAGAGAACTACCGCTCCGTGCAGCCCGTGCTCGACATCGCCAACAGCCTGCTCGCCAACACCACCGAAGGCTACCGCAAGCATCTTTTCTCCCGCCGCCCCGTGCCCGCCGAGCCCGCGGTCACGCTGTACCGGCCCCTCAGCGACAAAACGCAGGCCGTGCTCGCGGCAAGGCGCATCGAAGAGCTGCTCGACACCGTGCCCGCCCGGGAAATCGCCGTGCTGTTCCGCTCGGGCTACCAGTCCTACAACATGGAAATCGAGCTCAACAAGCGCGGCATAGGCTTCCGCAAATACGGCGGCCTGCGCTACGCCGAAGCCGCCCACGTGAAGGACGTCATGGCCTTCGCCCGTCTGGTGAGCAATCCTCTCGATCTGCCCTCCTTCGACCGCATCGCCGCGCTCTCCCGCGGCATCGGCCCGAAGACCTCGCGCAAGCTCTTCGCCCTGGCTTCCGGCAGCGACGAGACCGCGCTCAAGAAAGCCTGCACGCGCTGGCCGGACTTTCTGGAAAACATGGCGCTCATTGCCAACCTGCGCGTGAGAAATCCCCGCCCCGAAGAAGTCATCGACACCATTCTCGAACACTACCGCCCGAAAATGGAGGAACTTTTTCCCGACGACTGGCCCCGCCGCCTGCAGGGCCTCGAGGAAATGTCCGGCATCGCCTCGTCCTACGAAGACCTCCAGCTCTTCATCGCCGATCTTTCCCTGGACAGCCCCGAAGAAGCCCCGGAAGAAGACGACGGAGAGAAGAAAATCACCCTTTCCACCGTGCATTCCGCCAAGGGGCTGGAATGGTCGGCCGTGCTCGTCATCGACCTTGTGGAAGACCGCTTTCCCTCCCGCCACGCGCTGGTGCGCCCCGAAGATTTCGAGGAAGAGCGGCGGCTCATGTACGTGGCCTGCACGCGCGCCAAGGACACGCTCGATCTTTTCGTGCCGCTCAGCCTCTACAACCGCAGCTCCGGCAGTCAGGAACCCGCCTCGCCGAGTCCCTTCATCCGCGAACTGCCCACGGATACGCTGAACGAAATCTATGAAAACTACGGCGGCGCGCTGACGAAACGCCGCATCCGGGAACAGCCCGCGCCGGCCTTTTCCGGCTTCGGCGCGCCGAAGCGCCGCTCCTGGCACTGGGATGAAGACGGCGAGGAAACGGACGATTCCTTCCGCGGGAAACGCCGGAAGGATGATGACGACGACTGGCCGCCCCGCGACAGGGACTTCGCCCCCTCGCCCCGCTCCCGCGAAGACGCGGACGACGCCTACCTGGCCGCCGTGCGCGAAGCCGTGAAGAGCGGCCGCACGCTGGAGGAAAGCCCGGACGCC includes the following:
- the aspA gene encoding aspartate ammonia-lyase; translation: MTATRKEHDFLGDLEIPADVYYGIQTSRALENFRISGTTIASMPRFIQAFGYVKKAAALANMELGVLPESIGRYICLACDKVIAGEYNDQFPVDVYQGGAGTSCNMNANEVIANVALELMGHRKGEYQYCHPNNHVNCSQSTNDVYPTAIRLALYATLTDFMGDMEYLRQGFAAKAVEFCDVMKMGRTQMQDAVPMTLGMEFSAWATTIGEDIRRIGEGREQICDISMGATAIGTGINTPEGYAALVTKRLAEISSLPLFMAENLVEATSDCCAYVQISGLLKRFVVKLSKICNDLRLLSSGPCCGLNEINLPPRQPGSSIMPGKVNPVIPEVVNQVCFDVIGKDVTISMAAEAGQLELNAMEPVIAYTLFASLKHLGNACHILRDLCVDGITANREHCASLVRNAIGVVTALAPYIGYERSSEIAREALASGQSVYDLVVRHNYMTSEEIDYVLSPERMMQPGEDKELQRRIAKRLG
- the folD gene encoding bifunctional methylenetetrahydrofolate dehydrogenase/methenyltetrahydrofolate cyclohydrolase FolD; translated protein: MILDGKATAASIRAALREDIAKDREKAGRAPCLAVILVGEDPASQVYVRNKEKACADVGIDTRSYRRPASILQQELEELIASLNADPAVDGILLQLPLPEGLDERPCIEAISPDKDVDGLTAVNQGRVAMNVPGLRPCTPAGILALLDHYNISVSGKRAVVIGRSNLVGRPVSLMLGSRDYNATVTMCHSRTPDLAAVCREADLIVAALGRPRFVTADMVKPGAVIIDVGINRGEDGKLCGDVDFEHVAPLASAITPVPGGIGPMTISQLLVNTARAWRKTLLGA
- a CDS encoding DNA translocase FtsK 4TM domain-containing protein, with the translated sequence MYGHRLVRELLGLLFLFCGLLMLLSLWSYHVGDPTFNQAVSMNASSVQNAAGLFGAYLSGFLVDCFGLGSFLWVVFFLAVGAGLVSRWLVLKWYRWVGYLLLFSCMLVASSVFDISVHGIHGGGLAGQWLSAFSLIFFSPVGSFLLWFFVFLIAMELSFSISWLTLIASFASWAMRKIPSFGTTYDLPVPHLPEALKRLPGLVAGWRRIPDAAKRPRPVLDIVFGRKKDVAETPAPVLEIKTDLPKAPDLPGAEPEPVDSGIREEDLSELLRLVERPENARSAASASEPAVAAVFVPEPVPAPAAEKAPAQEESEFILELEDAVETPESSAAAPSAATVSAPFSPTPSATVSAAPVSPIPSAAVGSAPASSAAAPVIAAPAAFSASSAETTPVAVEAPAVVPAAPATAASVFSAPAPAAMASAPAAPSFEPAQAPAPAVVPAQPVSPAPFIEPDVPEEDLPPSALAALSASASAVNTDDLPAVVTAAPTSEKQPAPQTEVPGQTFPQFFRAAEAPAAQHKDAAYASVDSAVAGALAVQRQLEAEAAPAAPAPVLPKRRELQLPPLELLSPLPEEDLASRPDELTLARQGNALITCLKNFNVNATLARITPGPVVTLFEVRPAPGVKATRITNLANDLAMSLKAVSVRMQAPVPGTDTVGVEVPNEKRCTVHFREIVENENFRQAKSLLTVALGKDTGGRPVSADLAKMPHLLVAGATGAGKSVCLNAIILSLLYRARPDEVQMILVDPKRVELSMYADLPHLVHPVVTDMDLTKNALLWAIEEMNRRLSLFSKVKVRNITGYNDRQARLRAEVEAGGPMPVDAETGEPEDLSNMPFLVIIVDELADLMMVKRKEVEGSIVRLAQLARAAGIHLIIATQRPSVDVVTGIIKANFPCRIAFKVTSGQDSRTIIDGAGAEKLLGMGDMLFKPNGGMIQRLHGAFVSDDEVSAVVEFWKKQQPPNYKVDFAEFGNDDAEDAEDFGQPASRSNEIVDDPIYAEAVQFVLDNGKVSISLLQRRFRIGFNRAARFVEQMEKDGLLSQADGTRPRSVVHR
- the efp gene encoding elongation factor P, which gives rise to MYSTTDFRRGLKIEIDGTPYEIVEFQHFKPGKGGAMVRTKLRNILNGRVVDNTFRSGEKVGKPDMEQRDMQYLYREGDDLIFMDMTTYEQISLPVSDTDGKADWLLESQQCRVLLYNGQPIDIEVPVSLVMTVVKTEPGVKGDTVSNVTKPATLETGVTIQVPIFVNEGDRVKVDTRTREYLGRD
- the yihA gene encoding ribosome biogenesis GTP-binding protein YihA/YsxC — encoded protein: MTDPSAEKKTCSEPALELLATLYTLEQLEDASHHMPQIALAGRSNVGKSSLINALARRKKLAKVSSEPGKTRSVNLFLVKPDGFCLTDLPGYGYARRGHEERRNWAALIQKYLEETKTLRALALLIDCRIPTQQSDRLMADFAKARKLPVIAVLTKADKCSLKERSAQQKTWEAILGGQKPVVVSAVTRLGIDELWARLREAGAPDPLPSADDIDGPSAD
- a CDS encoding ATP-dependent helicase, giving the protein MLDISILNEAQKQAVTAPEGPMLVIAGAGSGKTRTIVYRLAWLAEHGIDPHSMLLLTFTRKASQEMLHRAANLLDHQLLGVQGGTFHSFAFSVLRRWSPDWTGGSLTVMDTSDSVAAIQACKEALKIGKGDRSFPRTQAVLGLLSKARNKEMELDEVLRREAQHLLPHASDLAELGEAYRKYKREHALLDYDDLLFELEQLFLDKPDVLETQKQRFRQIMVDEYQDTNKVQARLVRMMAGENGNIMAVGDDAQSIYAFRGATVHNILDFPKLFHNTRIIRLEENYRSVQPVLDIANSLLANTTEGYRKHLFSRRPVPAEPAVTLYRPLSDKTQAVLAARRIEELLDTVPAREIAVLFRSGYQSYNMEIELNKRGIGFRKYGGLRYAEAAHVKDVMAFARLVSNPLDLPSFDRIAALSRGIGPKTSRKLFALASGSDETALKKACTRWPDFLENMALIANLRVRNPRPEEVIDTILEHYRPKMEELFPDDWPRRLQGLEEMSGIASSYEDLQLFIADLSLDSPEEAPEEDDGEKKITLSTVHSAKGLEWSAVLVIDLVEDRFPSRHALVRPEDFEEERRLMYVACTRAKDTLDLFVPLSLYNRSSGSQEPASPSPFIRELPTDTLNEIYENYGGALTKRRIREQPAPAFSGFGAPKRRSWHWDEDGEETDDSFRGKRRKDDDDDWPPRDRDFAPSPRSREDADDAYLAAVREAVKSGRTLEESPDAKPVRKKLGFCRHRLFGRGKIVEEIPPDKYRVNFPGLGLKIILADYLTLE